The DNA sequence CTCAGGCTTTGGAATCTTCTGTGTTATTGAGAGCCAAACCATGAAGTAACCAACAAAGTTTGTGACAGCTCCAATGAGAAGAATCATCCATGTTGGTGTAATTTCAGCAATTAGCCCTGAGATTATGCCACTGTTTGCACCTAGGTTCTTGAAGAAACCTATTGTGTTGAGGGTAGTTTGGTCATATCCTAATATTGCCTTAAGATCCTTTGAATACATACCAAACATGTAAGAGGCACCAGCACATGATAATATCAATGATGAACCAAACACCATGAACCATTTACCCTTGTGAAATTGCTTTGCGAAATTACCATGATACCCTTGGTGATTATTATTATCCTTTGCCACCATCATCTTTGTGAACTATGATCAGAAAATTAATCAGTGTTATAtattgaaacaaaatttgagTAACCAAGTTGTTTTCACGTTGTTGGAAGAGTGTTATATTAACAAAAATGATCAATGAATTAAccatgtatgcatgcattgtaTGTTGTAATAGTAGTTAGTTGCTAGTAATGAATTATGAAGCGATTATAGGTAATTAATCAGTTTATAATTATTGcttgttaattatttttgaagTAATAATTAAGAGGAGTATGTTCGATATTGTTTTTAGATTTGATGtatttagtttattattataaatagaaaatGATGGTTAAAAAATGACTTGTAATAAGTTGTAACTCGCTAGGTTGGTTAGTATGAATTCTAGGATATATATGAGACATATAACAAACAAATATACCAAAAACACAAAACGGATTTGTTTTATTgtgtaaaattaattattgaatattatgtatataattaaaaataattaaagtaagccaaatatatttttactctcattttttaattatactttaAATTATAAATGTAAAATTTATATGCACAAATATAGATAGTATGGATTACTTTTAATTATGGGTTTATCTATTATATTATGTACTTTTAGGACATATGTTAAGATTATAAAACAAAGTACTAGATGATAATATGGATTACTTTTAATTATGGATTTATCTATCATGTATTTTTAGAACATATGTTaagattataaaataaaaaaatattaaaaatataaaaaatttaagttttttattttgcatttattaaataataatatttaaaattttctacTAGTGGTAATCTTATCATGCACTCTTAGAACACATATTAGTTaaattctttaattatttttatgaattttttatttattaaaatcatgaaattaaaattttacaaaaaccAAAGCCATAAACTAGTAATCTTATTATCTAACAtttgaaaattagaaagaatataatttatattcCAATTTCTCGGCTTTAAAAAGAATATACATTTTTCCACAAGCAATACAAAGACaagttttttacttttttttcattgaactttaatttctatttttcaataaataataaGGATTATTATATTCTATCTTTAAGGATAGGGAATGCAACCACTTAttaattctatttttctatCCCTGTGTATAACAACTCATTCCTATAATAACACAGCTCACTCCTCAGTGAAGTAGGGTCAGTCCATATATTATGCTCACTTGATTTTGATTTCAGGAATATTGAATTGGTAAATGcataaattacataaaaattatttgtaaaatttgtaTGTGTAGAATTGTCTATTATAAAACACATCATAATcatcatttaaaaaaatggtaattaattatttcatatGAATTTTGTATATATAGAATAGTATATTTCATATGAAAAAATGAGAttgaatgttttttttttttaaaaaaaggagATTGGAAGTTTACtctaatttgtattttaatCAAACGTGTATGTTAGCACTTAGcacatatatatttaaattaatttgcaggtggttgtttttttttttttccccctTTAATTTAATGCGTGGAAATGGTAAACTTACATACGGTTTTAATTTATTAGAGGGGCTAACCATATATGCCAATATTTCACACGTCTTaatgaataattaaataatgCACCTACCATTTCTTGACCAATATATACCAATAGTCAacttaattaatatataagCCATGCCTGCCATCCAAAATGAATAAATTTGTAAAATAGACGCATGCATGTATGGTGAGgtaaatattgattttttttttttttgtattgaaAGGGTAAACGagttttatataaattaaataatgaatCATGTATtattacattattaaaaataaataattttaaatttgatatttatatgtaaaatgTATAAACTTAATTTAATGACTATATAAAACTTTATTTTGCTGGCTCATATTTATTTGTGTGAATTTTAGATTGACTCAAAGACCcaaaaccaaataaaataaattaagggAAAACGAGCTACGTATTGGAGAAGATTATAATAAAACATTTATAAATTCTGTTGCATATATAGTTGCATTGATGCCTTATATTATTGGTTGAACACGAAAAGAGATGTTTCAAAATTTTCAGCAAactaaaatagtaaaattaaaGGGAATCCTAATAAGCAATGCTACGTGGATGatataaaatacacaaattaaagaaacaaaatgtttgaaataataaaaatcagtttaaattagtttaaaattgttttattttattttcattaattatCGTTATAATAAATCAGTAATATTaaatgtaatatatatatatatatatatatattaaatttaaataaaataattttaaattattgtctCCGATAAAAGACTATTATTAGTGAATGCATATGTTTGTTGTCATGATGCTAAAATCTAATAAACTGAAAAGAaagcattttttatttacacaaaaaaaaaaaggttccTTCTAACATGAATTTGGAAGGGGAAAGTGTTTGAGGCTATATAATGTGATTGGTGGCCACCCCATACTTCGCAAAAGAGAATACAAACAATCAATAATGCAATCATGGTTAGTTTATGAGATTTGGCCACTTatattattagtgaattttagAATTTCAATTTAGAATTAACGATTTagaaaatttaagataaataaaataataattttactccttatatatattttatcaaCAATCATTAGTTGAATTAATTATGCttattctaattaattaattattccaCACCGATTGATCTTTCTTGATGAAGTGCTTAAGATATGCATAGCTTACGTATATATGTTTAGATATTATTGATACAATGATACTcattgattttaattttcatcTTTTTAAGAGAAGAATTGTCTTGTTTTTTGTGTGATTATATTATGCAGcttattcaaaaattttcagATTCTGCCGCAacagattttttattttttttgcattaacttttaaaataatttggtTTTGTTCAAGAGTTTACAATTTTTATGGTTGGggaatatttttctttaattcatCATTCATGTGTTTTTGCCTTTCAAGTTTTTCTAGCTGGCTGACTTTGTGGTATAATAAAATTTGTGGCTATGTGGCTTacttttattaagttttattaagttataaattattgaattttattaagtttaataattttatttaatatttaattaaaccggtcGAACCTCAATTAAATTCCGGTCGAACTAATAAACTATTAAACCAATAACCTCATCGGTTTATTGATCGATCCGATTCTCGCAACCTTGGATTATACTCTTCGCTAAAGAACCAATCAATATATAAAAAACAGTTCTACATTAGAAGACGAATGCCCTGAAAAAGAATCTTAACTTTTTACTCTttgatatatatacatatatatatatatatatataatatatatatatatatatatatatatatatttactctTTATATTAGTcattcttgtttttttttttttcttctttaattttctttttgtagtGAAAATTGACAAGTGTTTAGTAGGCTGAATCAGCCCATGAAACCTTGTGTGGCTCGAAACATATCTAACCAAAGTTTTCTGTCTTTAACCTTTTTATGTGTATTATTATCTTGGTCATTTTTTGTTTCCTTAATCAgcaaggaaaaagaagaaagaattggAAATATCAATTATATACACAcacttttataatattttttgtatatatatttacaAGTATATATACTTTTTAACTATAAAAACAGTGATACCAAATAATACTCTTCTATAATAGTAATTGGCACAATATATTTGGTGACTATAGAAATTAAGGAAATATAATGATGGCAACGTAGGCTAGACGCATTAATATTTTTGCGTAATCTCACCATGGATGGTGGCTGCTCAAATAAGCAATAATGTATTATTATCTGACCAAAAATcctaccaaaaaaaaaaaattttccacCAATGCCATCACATTTAGCAAATAATGTCTTTATCAAAATTTCATTTTAGGTGATGCATACTAATCCTATTGCCTTTGACTTAAAGTCACAAACAAATTGCTGCCTCATTCTTTACTAATAATATACCTATACTGCTATACAAACAATGAGTAATATACTATACTGGTTtgagtattattattattattattattattattattattttattattattattattattattattattattattattattattttgaaatatatattataattgtTTAAGTTCATTTACTAAATATTTTACCATATTTATATCTTCAACAAAATGTAACACTCAAAAACTTAAGAGTATATTTagtttgtgtttttattttttattttattttttaaatttcgtaaaagaataagaaataaaagataaaaaatagaaaataaaattcataaaatactaaaaataaaacgGTGAGAACCCAACTGCAGTCGACTTCAGGTGAAGTTGATAGCTGTGAGCCAtaagatgaaaatttagtcaaatcagtcaaaccATCTAACGGCTCTCACCTATCAGCTTCATGTGAAGTCGACTGCTCCTAAGTTTCCACCAAATAAAGCATAAACCAAACGTATCTTTAAACTTTTTGTTTTGACAAATAGTCTCTGAAAAACtgataattatttttcttatttttcgtaCCATACTTTAAAAACCTTTATATAGTAATATTTTACCATAATTACTCTTACCTAATTAATCTCCAGAGAGTGATAAAAATGATTAGTTTACTCTAAAATAAACCAATTAGTTTGGCCGGTGAAATAAAATTGTTAGCATACGTCAACTTCATAAAGTGATGAATgcttttgataatttaaatcttaaaagCCTTTTGATCCCATCCAAAACCATTTAATTTGAACTCTTCTTCCAATTCATatctctcattttttttctcctcCCAAAATTTACGTGTTACTAGCTAGAACATAAAATCGTTGCTTGCTTGTCGTGTACGTACGTGACTTTTGATTATATAGAAAAATTCTGCACCATACTCTCCCTTTAGCTTATCCCATACTCTTATtacaatattaatatattatctaTGAATTATTATATGATAACGAACCATCCATATTATTGTGGCCGCTACATATTGGCTGGGAAATGGAATATGACACTTTATTGGTaactataattaaaaataatattatgcaCTTTATCCATTCAAAAAgtattatttttctatcaaaTTGAATGCATGTATCTGTAAATTCAGGAGTTAACAAATTTTcaaacgtttttttttttgtaattctctgaacatttaaattatttatatatatatgaggggaatttttattaaaaaaaatctctaATGGCTAATGGTAAATGGGACATATTAAAAACATGTCGGACATTTTTTtaagcaatatatatatatactaatataattgaaaagaaaaaggggaCATTTAAATTTAGgaaaaaaatcttaaataatCTCTAGCAATTATTTCGAAAGACAACGAAATCTTtaacaaacaaaataaatttaactCTTGAGTTTTATTTTTGTGGGACTAATTAGTCtttatgcaaaaaaaaaaggctCATTTTTTTGGACATGCAAATTCTGTGTGTTGTGCATAGGTATAGAGGTAGGAGGTGCTAAACATGAATGTGAGATAATTTTTTCTGAACTATAAAGTGAAGAAATTGGACTGTCCAATttctttgttaaaaaaattatgtaaacaAATCGGATAGTCCGATTTGTGTAGGAGAAAAAATCGGAGGATccgattttaatattaaaatttttttaattatttaaaatataaatcgGACAGTTCGATTTGTGTAATGCaatgttttttaattttctaaatacAAATCGAAGGGTCCGATTTGTCCTTAATACTACAATTGCGTAAAGTACCCATACACTTTATAACAATGTCCTACACCATTCCTCCTTtcatatctaaattaaaaagtacaaaaaaagacaatgttattttttttagcaCAAAGactaatcaataaaaaaaaaaaagattagaaGCCGAGTTACATAgttttttttgaatttcttagtcTTTTCGAAATAATTGTCAAGATCAAGTAGGATATTcactatttaatttattatataaccGCAATAACATTATTTGAAATGACTCatgaaaatttatttatttatttatttttgttgactACTGATATTATTGCCTTGAAATACTTGAGACAAATTGTCACAATCTTCAAGTTTCCATCTATTGATAAAGATCGAAGTGATAGGATTTGTAATATTCACGCAACTGGGCAATTATTTATGTTAAGCTACGAATGAAATATGACCAAAATATACATGgaaaaagcatacaaaaaataaaGGTTCAATAATTATAgctttctttaaaaataaataagagtaGTTTCCCTAAATGTACATAGGAGAAATCCCTTTTCAAATTATGAACTTGACTTAAATCTTAATCTAATTGTAAGATATCTTTGGAATTTGGATACATAAGATCGAATCTTCAGTTTCAATTCAAGGAGGTAGGATTACTGAactcaaaatttaaaactaGTTTTATTTAAGAGTGtttggttaattaattaatgaattattatatatacatgttaaaatttaatttttttaatatttatttaactGAATCAGTAAACTAAAATTATTTAACTAGCCTAAATTGATTACAATGAAATAAGACTAATTGATATATTTAACTAAAACGATGCAATTAAAATATGATTAGATAAAGGTTTCAaaatgcatgaattgaaattagGTTGGGTTTAGTTAGCTAGGTACTATCTTAATTAATTAGCCATGGCAAACAAACCATATTAAGAGAAAGTTATCCTCAAGATTTGATTGGAACGAAAGGTAAACGCAATGCACAAATGAAAATTGGTATAAGCCTGATATTATAGGTGAcagaaaatagtaaaataagCAGAGAGTGGAACTGAAAAGCTGCAATGCATGGAAACCGAGACTGTCGCCGAGCATCACAGTAGTGTTCTTGTCTCTTGCATCATTCACTACCACTTATCCATGTGACTTTCTCAAACATCAACCCATGATCCCTTTAttgcattcaatctcaattAATCTCCCTCACCTCATTTTGACTACCAATCAATATTTTATATGGCGAATTTTATGCTGTCTATGAGTTTTTGTCTAAATGttgtctaatttattttttgtagtaagttttgattttttaaaaattatttatttttatatcttttaaataaaataataacttttaacCCTTTTTAGTAAATAGGCACTACATTATAGACACCATAGTATTCACCTATTTTATAAAGTTAGTTTGATGGGAGTACGGTATAAAATGAATAAactcattattaaaaaatgttaaatatttttctaaaaacttatttgaagctttttcttcttgttatTATTGTGATACAAAATGAGAGGTGgcgattaattaattaattaattaatttgattattagtTGATAAAATAAGCAAGTGGTTATGTGGTGTGTTGGTGAGAGCGAGTGTTTCTTGATTTCCACTTCTTCATAAAACCAGAATCCGAAAGCACCCTTTCAACTACTTATTACCCTCTCTGCATCTTCAACTCTTTTTGGATTTAAACTTAAATGACATGACATGGCAGAGAATaacacaagaagaagaagatgaagctCCAAAGTTACAACCACAACAACCACGGTGCCAACAAAACCACTTCCTTCTACAAATGGCTCCTCtgcctctctctttctctctacTTCTCCACCTCCTACCTCATCACCActtcaccaccaccaccatcaccatcacAACCACCACACAACTCAAAACCCTCCCCCCAGAGAACTCTCTTTGAAACTCCATGGTCGAATCTGAGGATGTTTGTTTATGATCTTCCTTCAAACTTCAACACAGATTGGTTGACGAACCAGAGGTGCAGCACGCACTTGTTTGCATCCGAGGTTGCAATCCACCGTGCCTTGTTGACCAGCCACGTCAGAACCTTTGACCCTTACGACGCTGACTTCTTCTTCGTCCCCGTCTACGTTTCCTGCAACTTCAGCACCGTTAATGGTTTCCCCGCCATAGGCCACGCCCGCTCCCTTATCTCCTCCGCCGTCAAACTCATCTCCGATCGCTTCCCTTTCTGGAACCGCAGCCATGGGCGTGACCATGTCTTCGTCGCTTCCCACGATTTCGGCTCCTGCTTCCACACCCTCGTGAGTTAGTTGCTCTTATTACCTTTCGTAACAGAattctaactaactaactaactagcAAGGTTGGTTTTGAAGGAGGACGTGGCGATTGCGGATGGCGTGCCGGAGATAATGAGGAACTCGATCGTGTTGCAGACGTTTGGCGTGACATATAAGCACCCGTGTCAGGAGGTTGAGAACGTCGTCATACCGCCGTACGTGTCGCCGGAGAGTTTACGGACCACCGTCGACAAGCTCCCGGCGAATTGGCAGCGAGATATTTGGGTCTTCTTCCGCGGCAAAATGGAGGTCCATCCTAAGAATGTTAGCGGAAGATATTACAGCAAGTAATCACATTTAATTAACGTTTAATTAGCATTTAATTAATCCCACCAATCAAAGACTTAATCTGAGTTGAAAAAATGTAATAAATCATGGTTTTATTAGGAATGTAATTTATGTAAATACTAAATTGACTTTTAACTCATTTTATTTGTATGACGAGGTAAAATTGATATTTGAGAgctgttaaataaaaatttagttaaattaattaaattatttaataataatcaatttcaCTTAAAATCGACTTCTACCGAATTTTCAGCTTTGTAGAATTTTCAGCTTTAACTTTTAAcatgattaatttattattcttattattatttgctGATGAACTCAATCTTTTGATCATGAAGGAAAGTGCGAACGATGATATGGCGAAAGTTCAGCGGTGACCGGAGGTTTTACCTTCAGAGGCATAGATTTGCCGGTTACCAGTCAGAAATCGCGCGTTCGGTTTTCTGTTTATGTCCGTTGGGGTGGGCCCCATGGAGTCCAAGACTGGTTGAGTCCGTTGCCTTGGGCTGCGTGCCGGTCATCATAGCCGACGGCATCCGATTACCGTTCTCATCCACCGTGAGGTGGCCGGAGATATCGCTGAAGGTGGCGGAGCGCGACGTAGGGAAACTGGCGGAGATACTTGAGCACGTGGCGGCGACGAACCTCAGCGATATTCAGAGGAACCTTGGGGACCCGATGACTAAGAAGGCACTTTTATTCAACGAGAGGGTCCATGAAGGCGATGCCACGTGGCAGGTTTTGCGTTCATTGAGTGAGAAGCTTGATAGGTCCCTAAGAAGCTCCAGAGTTTCCCGCCAATTAGATTTTGCCACGTAGTGGGTCAAGATTTTGGGTGCCAAAGTTTTCTTTCCACACACGCACATGCGGCACACCGTGGATTTTTCCAACGCGGCATACACACTCTTCTTTATTCAAAActgaaaacaacaataataataataataaataattaaccaTGTATTTTAGGCATAGTTCTGTTTTGTATAATCATTTTTTGATGTAAATAGGAAGAGGATATATACaatacaattaattaatttgagtttTGTGATTATTTATTGATGTGTTATTAGATAGAGAGTGAAATGATTAGGGTGGGGTGTGTGTCAGAAGTATGGAGATAGAAGCAGATGGTTTTTGAGATTGTGGGGGggaaattatttttgtttcattGTCTTGGCGTGCTACTATATTCTCTGCTAAATCCAGCTAACAAATAACTTTTAGCTTGTCTTTTTCTCGAGAATGGTGATTAATTTGCTTGCTTATAATGGATAAGACGtacttaattatttctttatCGTACTTTATGCATGTTCTATTTggtaataatatattaatatctaCTAATTGGATGGtaaaaaattaaaggaaaaaaaagttgGTCACGAGTGGGGTAGTGTGGACAGCAACTGTTGCAGTTGCACAACTTCCAATGTCGAAAGAGAGTCTTACGAAATACGAATCCTTCTGTGTTAGGAGAAAGTACACAAGAGTCAAGGCTAATTTGTTTCTTTTCGTgtaaacttaattaattaattatttttacttgcTAACATTGTGTCTAGACTTTTGTCTTTTTATGAGCTAGAGTTATTTCTAATGATATTCAATTTTTGTTTTCATATCTCCACCATCATTTGATTTTCAAACCCCAATCACATTGCAAAGAGATGGTCTTCATCATCGTTTTTGGGGGACATTTTGAAAAGTTTAAGGTAATAAAAGAGTGAAACAATGTGAAGTTTTGTTTTGGTCTTTGGATCAAATTTCAGAGAGTATTTGGACTCAATTGTTGGTGACTAGAGAACATGAACTTTAGTGGTTTAAGCCCTTTTAAAGGGAAGCTTGCTTAAAAAGTGTAGTCTTTTAAATCTGGGCCTCCTAGTTCAAAAAACAATTGGGCCTCAATACATGTACGCCCAATATTACAACAATTCACTTGATTTGTCGAGACGAGGAATAATGTGGACAAAAAAACTTCTATTCTTAATAAGTTTATCCACATTATTTTAAAGACATATTTCTCCTCCTATTAGTGTCATGTCAGCAACATCGATTACTTGGCAAAACTTTATAATCAACCACTCAATTTTTGTCAAATCaactattattttcaaatcagcAAAAAATATACAAGTAACAAAAATATATGCAAATTAGGCTGTAAAATTACTAATGAcaataattagaaattaataGTGTCTAACTAAATTTGTAATAATCTATATctctatatttattatattttaccGTTATAAACAacacaataaatttataatcccaataattaatttattaatttctataaATAACCCGTTCAATGTAATAAACATCCATATTACAAATATCATAATAatctattaattataataaattttacgttACAGATATTCAAATTTCATACTATTTGAACTACTTATATAAGTCTCTTATGATCTTATCActatttctttaaataatattaaatttagcacaaaaaatttatttcgcACTACATAACATCTCAAACTTACTCCATGGAGTATCATTCTTTGGACAATATCACCAAACAAACAGATAATTGGTTTATCAAAGTTCGCGTGGTTCGTCTATGAAAAACATTAGCAcccacaaataaaaaattttaaaattctatactatcaaaaatttaaaaatagaagatGCAATGTATAGACTAATTAAAGGtacaataaaaacaaattttttactCACAATTGTTGTGAACgaaattaaagattcaattttaaatattttccaACATTATTTTGAATTTGCATTATTTGTGACATTGTCTAATAGAGTAGGTTAAagtcaaagaaaaatattaaaaggtAATTTCACTTCATATTATTtcaattattcttattaaaaataacttattcaacaaaaaaatgctacacatttttgttctttttttattGTAGATGCTATTGAAAAACTGCATGCACATATAAGagattaaagaaaaagaaaatcatacAAATTCAAGACATATTTTCGAAAGAAGAACATACATGTAAAGTTGGAACAAACAACACAATAAAAAGTATATACAACTCAACAATTTATAAAGAACATGCCTTCTCAAGTATCACTGAtagaaagaagaaagcaacaactctaacaataaccaataaagaaaaaggaggaCCAGCGCCACATAAAAAGACTAAGTCCATCAACCAAAACAAATGCAAAAATCAAACCACCAAATAAAAAGTCATTTTGTACAACTCCAACATCCAAATTTTTTGTACgacaaattattttaaacaaaacaccttttaaatttaactttaatttacacatatttaatttaattttacaaaatataactatttttaatatttattacataCTATCATTAATTTACCGTTCGCGCATCGCGCAGACCTCATTCTAGTTTTAATGTAAAAAAAGGTTTACCTTTGGCTTTCACCCCCACTTTTAAGTTTTAAGTTTCATTGGTTGTTCCCTGAGTGACATTTGTTTATTGAACGAGTAATAGTGCATTGTGGTATGCTTAATGCTAATTAATAACAATGGAAATTTGATCAATTTTAAATAAAGTTCATCTCCTCAAAGGGTCATATTGCCCTCTTCATCCCCTTAATAAAAGTCCCAACTTTACAAACTTTGATGcatttatgaataaaaatggAC is a window from the Arachis stenosperma cultivar V10309 chromosome 3, arast.V10309.gnm1.PFL2, whole genome shotgun sequence genome containing:
- the LOC130969019 gene encoding probable glucuronoxylan glucuronosyltransferase IRX7 translates to MKLQSYNHNNHGANKTTSFYKWLLCLSLSLYFSTSYLITTSPPPPSPSQPPHNSKPSPQRTLFETPWSNLRMFVYDLPSNFNTDWLTNQRCSTHLFASEVAIHRALLTSHVRTFDPYDADFFFVPVYVSCNFSTVNGFPAIGHARSLISSAVKLISDRFPFWNRSHGRDHVFVASHDFGSCFHTLEDVAIADGVPEIMRNSIVLQTFGVTYKHPCQEVENVVIPPYVSPESLRTTVDKLPANWQRDIWVFFRGKMEVHPKNVSGRYYSKKVRTMIWRKFSGDRRFYLQRHRFAGYQSEIARSVFCLCPLGWAPWSPRLVESVALGCVPVIIADGIRLPFSSTVRWPEISLKVAERDVGKLAEILEHVAATNLSDIQRNLGDPMTKKALLFNERVHEGDATWQVLRSLSEKLDRSLRSSRVSRQLDFAT